A window of Thermosipho japonicus genomic DNA:
ACTTTTTTCCAAAACGTATTCTTTTCCATCGCTTCCAATAAATTCTACTTTTATTTGAGCTTTTTTACTTCCATCCTTTGAAATAATAGAATTTAACGTTCCACGTGGTGACTTTGAAAAAAATGCAACGCTCAACGCTTCAAATATTGAGCTTTTCCCCGTTCCATTTTTTCCAAGCAACAGGTTAATGCCTGGTTTAAATTCAAATTCTCTATCTTTATGCACCCTAAAATTTTTTAAACAAACCTTCTTAATTATCATCTTTTCCACCCTCAAGTAATTTGTTTAAAAATTCATCAAATATATCTATCAAATCCTCTTCTTTCTCAGTTTTCTTTAAAGTCGAGATAAGTTTTGATGTATTATCTGCATTTTTTGAAAAAATATTTTCCCATGATTTAATAATCTGTTTTTCAATTTCTTCTTTGCTAAGATTTTTAAGTTGCTTGCTATTAAATACTTGACCTTCAAAAATCACCTTTACATTTACCTTTAATGCTCCCCTTGATAGTAATTCTCCTTCAATCCAACCAACATTAGGATATCTGCCTGATGAAGAATTTATTTCAAGGTTTATTATCTCTCCTTTTTCAACATCCAAATTTGCCACAAAATCTTTGTAATTATCTATACTGATTCTATGTGTAGAAAGCTTTCTCTTTTTTGATGGATAAAAGGTGTATTCTCTTGAATCAGTATCAAAAATTATATAACCTTTCTGACCTTTTTCATTTAAATCCCAATATTCAGGAGCACCAGGTATAAAAAAGTATGGATTTGTTGATGGGTATTTATAGAAGGAATGAAAATGACCTGCGGCAATATACAAAACTTTATTGGAAAAAGCATCAATGACTTCTTTTGTCACACACCCCGGAAGCAGAGTATCAGATAAATCATTAACAATCGCCGTGTGTACAATAACTATATTTTTTCCTTTATCTAAAGATTGAGACAAATCTTGCAATGCCTTCTCATTTAGATTAGATTGATATGAAATTCCAAAAAATTTTATTCCATCAATTTCTACTGGTATAAATTTAAACCTTTCATTTTCTACAAAACATTTTGGAAATATTGCAAGTTCTTTTTTTTCAAGATACCATATCCAAGACTCTTTGTATGTAGAAACCTGATCATGGTTTCCTTCGATAGCTAGAACCTTAATTTTATTTTCCTTTAAAATATTTAAAAGTCTTTCTGCTTTATACAATGTTTCAGGAGAAATATCACTTTTATCAAACAAATCACCAGAGATAATTACCACATCAACTTTGTTTTTTACTGCTTCATTAACTATATACTCTGCCGATTTAAAATAGTCTTCATACCTTTCATTAGAATACAAACCGATACCTCCAGCAGGTCTCCTGCCAAGGTGCCAATCAGATGTATGTAAAATTTTCACAAAATCACCTCAAGCAAACCTTACACTTTTCTCTTATACAATATTATTTGAATTCTATCAGAAACATCTTCAGATGTATCTGATATATCCGCTATCCTATGAACCAAATCTTTCAACTGAATTTTTTCTGCAAGAGGGATATCAAGTGAAAAGATCTTTCTAATAGTACTTCTTTCTATCTCATCTGTTTCATGTTCAAACCTTTCTGTTTTTACAATCATCTGACTTGCCTTTTCAAAATCTTCGAACATTTCCTTTGCAGCTTCCTTTAAAGCTTTGTAAGTTTCAAGTGATTTTGATATTAAAGCTTTCAAGTTTTCATGTATTTCTTTTGGAATGATTAAATCTTGTAGATCTATCTCATCTGCAACACTTTCTGCTTTATTTGCTATCCTATCAAGTGCTTCAATTGTTCCAAGAAGATCCCCTCTAAAATTTGGTAAAAATGCACCTGAATACATTTCAAGTTCTGCTTTTCTTCTTATTTGATCGGCTGCTGTCTCTGCTTTTCTTACTTCTTCTGCTAATTCCTTTTGTTTTTCTTTGTCTTTCGAACAAATAAGATCTTGGAGCTTTAGTATTGTATCTTCAACCGCATCAAGATGCTGTCTAAAAAGCTCTATAACTACCTGCTCTTTTTTTCCGAAAAAAAGGCTCATATATTTTCTCCTCCTTTACTTTACAAATATATAAATTTGCCGTGGATTTATCGTCCAATTTGTATTTTGTAAAATCATTTTATCTTTTTCTCCAAATTCATAGTTATCGCCATCAAAAAATGCATACCAAACCCATTTATAT
This region includes:
- a CDS encoding metallophosphoesterase yields the protein MKILHTSDWHLGRRPAGGIGLYSNERYEDYFKSAEYIVNEAVKNKVDVVIISGDLFDKSDISPETLYKAERLLNILKENKIKVLAIEGNHDQVSTYKESWIWYLEKKELAIFPKCFVENERFKFIPVEIDGIKFFGISYQSNLNEKALQDLSQSLDKGKNIVIVHTAIVNDLSDTLLPGCVTKEVIDAFSNKVLYIAAGHFHSFYKYPSTNPYFFIPGAPEYWDLNEKGQKGYIIFDTDSREYTFYPSKKRKLSTHRISIDNYKDFVANLDVEKGEIINLEINSSSGRYPNVGWIEGELLSRGALKVNVKVIFEGQVFNSKQLKNLSKEEIEKQIIKSWENIFSKNADNTSKLISTLKKTEKEEDLIDIFDEFLNKLLEGGKDDN
- a CDS encoding TIGR00153 family protein, whose translation is MSLFFGKKEQVVIELFRQHLDAVEDTILKLQDLICSKDKEKQKELAEEVRKAETAADQIRRKAELEMYSGAFLPNFRGDLLGTIEALDRIANKAESVADEIDLQDLIIPKEIHENLKALISKSLETYKALKEAAKEMFEDFEKASQMIVKTERFEHETDEIERSTIRKIFSLDIPLAEKIQLKDLVHRIADISDTSEDVSDRIQIILYKRKV